GATCTGACAGAGAACTCCGAGATCCAGACACCTGCACGCGAATTGGTCGCGTCCGGGTCGGGATGGCCGTACGAGAGGAACGGAACCGGCTTTGCCCACGAGGGTGCCACCGCTGTTGGCGAAGGCGCGTTCAGTGGACACCCCGGGCTGGAGACGAACAGCTCGGGCAAAGAATGGACAGCTTCTCGGAGGTTACCCCAGGCGATGATCATAGGGGTTAAAAAAGGAGGCACCAGGGCTCTGCTGGAGTTTCTGCGGCTCCACCCGGACATCCGCGCCCTGGGGTCGGAGCCGCACTTCTTCGACCGGCATTACGCACGGGGACTGGACTGGTACAGGTACGCACACTTTACGCAGAAAATCCCTCTCAGCAAAGTTACTgaaacttttttaaataaacttttaagCCTAAAGTAAGAGGAAAACCTCCCTTGTTCCTCCCGAGGTTTGTCCCATGGAAGCAAACCAAATGTGCTCACCTAATTtgaaggttttgtttttgtactttTATGTCAAAAATAAGTTAAATTCTTAAAACGTGATTGACACTcgttaacatttaaataatggaCTTGGTTTCTGTGTGATTGTGAAATAGGGTTTATTCATATCTGCAATCCAAGTACCAATTAGGATCCTCCAACTTCCACTAAAGAAGTGAATTTCTTTGTGCTGTTTGCATACCCCAACATAGCCACAGCAATTCCACTGAGGTTTAGGTGACAGTCAAAGAGAGTGTGCCATCTGGCTATGCcaatctgtgcatgtgtgtgcctgcagtgcttggtgtgtgtttgtgtgtgtgtgtgtggtgcatgagtgtgtgtgtacaatagagagagagagagagagagagagagagagagagagagagagagagagagagagagagagagagagagagagagtggggccGTTGCGGGATGAGTTCTCACGGAGCAGCAGAGTAATCATCTCTGGAGCCGGAGCCAGATGTTAATGTTGTCATGTGGCTCTGTTCTCAGCTTGTTCCATGAAAACTTGGAAGTactcagaacacacacacagacacacagacactcagacacatgcgcaaacacacacccacccaaacacacacacacacacacacacacacacacacacacacacacacacacacacaaacacagacaatgaGAATCCTTTTAGGAAATAAAGGAAAGGTTTCCAGATTCATGGGCTTCATTCAGCTTTTTTATACAGTGAGTGGATCCACGTATAGATACACACATTATTTCAAATATGACGGATTACATACACCTTTTTAAATTTGGATTGTGTTGTACAGTGTAAACCATCTAACAGTATTACTGGAGTTCAATCGTGATATTGGCTCAGCCCTGGGGACAATGCAGGCATGTTGGCACCAAGTAAACCCATGATGGAGACGTGAAAAGATGAATTTCTGCTTGATGTGTTTATATGTTAATGTCGCCATAGGAGAACCCACCATCACATAAAAACGGTGGAATGTAAAAAGAGCCAGAGGCTATTTGTAGATCTGGAAGTACTGGAAAAGCCTGTGTAGCCCGTGCTGTCTGCCAGCATGTGCAGCATGTCTGCAGTCTGTGTGGCACCAGGTGATGTGACTGTGACACCAGATTGTCACGTCTCCCCCCACGGGCCAGATGGGGCTCGCTGCACGTTGAGCCACTTGACATCGCTGTCAGCTCTGTCAATTGACCTCTGACTCCGGGTCACTTTACACTGGGAGTTAATGATGTGTTCACGCTACTTCATAACAAACAGAGCACACTCAGAGTACAGAGGCTGACAAAGCAAATGTGTCTTTGTTCTGATTGCTCAACAGCAAAACCCCAAAAATAGCTAAATgcctttaaaacagaaaaagcatAAATCTTTTTTGAGCTAttgtcagtgtattttcttgaaTCTCAGAGGACTAATGGACGAACCTagaatttctttttttgatcATTAATTCAATCAGTTCTGAATACATTCACCAAAGTAATGGCTGAGATCTGGGAACACGGTTACATTGCTCCAGCAAACTCCAGGTACAAAAGAAACATATCAATCACTCCATTTAGCCAGTTTACTAAACCACTTTATTTGGAgggaaaataatttaaaaaaaacttggcaaccaaaaataatgtttaaaatctCTCATTGTACAGAAAAACTGTTTCCTTACACTTGGAAAGTTAAAGGTCAAAGTTGAACCCCAAATAGGTTTTTAAACTGTAATTGAGACTCTTGACCAACAACCTGGTAGAATGTGTATTGCTCACTAATCACTATTTTCAGTAGAAGTTTCTGATTTTGAACACATGAAAGTCTGAGAGAAAATTCTGTGATTCAAAAATTGAAAATAGaagtaaaagaaaggggaaggTATCTTTAATTGTGCTTTAAAATTAAATTGACTCTACAAATTCAGGAACCGTAAATACTGATCTTTAGTTTGAGCCAGATCTTATTCTAGCTAATTTTGCTTATTTGCCATGACATTTGGGCATTTTTTGCCAACCACCTTATTTAAACATGGGGCTCTGCTTCTAAAcaaaggggaaaaaacacaaatatatcgatacacataatatttttACCCTGTGAGCATTAACAAAAGGTAGCCTATCAATCACTTGAATATTATAGTGGTGTGAAAAGATGCAGCCTTCAAATGGAACTAATGAGATTGCGGTTTCTGTGGGGGAAGCAACATGGACGCTAACATTACTTACATTACTATCGATGTCTTGACGCCAATGACAGAGGGAAAACATGATGCTGTGGGTAACATAGCATTTTCTCAGACATATTACAAAACGCTGACTAATCTCTAACTAACGACTAAAATGGCAACACATTTACTTTCTACCaatcaaatattgcacttttgaAAACATTAGCAATGTCACAACTCTGAACTTTTATAAAGTTATGAATGACCTCATTTGAAGGCAACAGAAGTCTAGGTGATATTTACTCCATCACTTGTGTTGTCTCTTCCCCAAACAGCCAtgtccctcttttttttttagtgttgacatttctttatttcatcaACTGGCCTGGCATGTACAATGTGTGATAAGAAATATGACCACAATCAAGACAGTGAGGGCTCGGGTTGtaataaaaagtgaaatcatTCTTTAAGGGAATAGTGTGCTTTCATATTACACAGCAAATGGAGGGTCAACTGTGGTGCTTCTGGAGTCGACGTTACATTTCTGTATAACTGCTCCTCTGTCTTAAACCCTATCACGGACAATCAGAGAGAATGAGATATAGTGTATCTTCCTCTCTGAGAGTGAAATAACATTTAGCTTCACCGGGGCAATTGAGATCAGAGCCCCTGACAAAGATGCACTAATGGCGTTTGGAGCGGAGATTGGATCTGGAAGAGCGCAGCGATGGGCCCCGAGATGGACTGGAAGTTTCCTCCTTACTGTGTTGTCTGGGATCGATAGCTCTATCTCCTCGCTCTGACCTTGGGTTGACTCCAGCATTAGAGCGGTTAGTGTTGGTCAGCTCAGCTTCGGTTACAATTACCGAGAAGCTTTATCCTACATTGGCATATTCCCCCCCACGTAAGCTCATAGGGTTCATGTTGCACAccgttttttctctctctctctgtgtagcTCTAAAGGAATCCATTAAAATGACTCAGCTGGGAACTCACTTCTCACTCGTGATGGCTCCTTGCTGAAAGATGGCATGACAGGTGGATGGTGAAAAATAAAGGGGGAGATAAAACAGAGGGGGAAGAGATAAGACCCGGGTGAGGTAGAGGTTAAAGGGTGAAGTCAGTGTTACCGCAGCCTCACACATCTACGCTGACCTTTCCTTCAACCCCGGGGATTGTCACCAGAgctgggcttgtgtgtgtgtgtgtgtgtgtgtgtgtgtgtgtatgtgtgtgtgtgtgtatttgacagAATCTGTAAAAGTCAGCATTTATGCACACAGTCTGGAGACTGCTCTGTGCTCCAGACAGCGGGGCAGGTTGTATTTTGTTCTTGTGATACAGTGAGATTTATCCATATACAGTATTATTGACTCGGATTTACCAGCACAGCTATGACCTGACAGGTTGTATTGTCAGGATTTGCTGCTTGTGATCATTTCCAAGAAGGCACATTTTTCAAAGACGTTGGAGAACACCATTCTCATGCTGGGTGTCAGGTTGAAAATCTAAACTAGCCCTCAACACAATTTATCATTGACATCAACTGTAGGTAACTGCAAGATTAGGCCAATGGTTAAATGGTAAAACTGTGTGATGGCTGATGAGTTTTTCTCCGGGAGAATTGTTTCCATATTATGATGTAAGTATTAGGGCCACTTAAAGGGACAATAAATGAGAGATATTGAGCATAAAGTTGTACTTTTATAAGAATTAAGTGTCGAGTATGTGGAGAaaatgtggagcatcttgtAAAGTTATAGCTATTACAAGTTTTCACTAATTAAAAAACACTTAACTTTTGCCACATCAGCACCACATTATCATGAGTCTATTCTGAAGAAATAACTGCACAAATATAAGATGTTATGTTATCATAATAATATTACAATAAATGTGCCCATAATGTGCCCATAAtgtataaatacacatgttCTAATCATTTCATgacaaaataataatcaaagGGGTCAAAGCTTTACTACAGTTTATTCTATCACTGAGGTCCTCACTCAGTTTGAATGAATTTGGAGACACCTCTCCGGATGGACAACAACAGTATAGGAGAGACGAAAGGACTCTGtattctcagtcagctgctgcagTCGCACAGAGTCATTTGCAATTCATATTGAACTCGTTAAGGGAGGCTTTTAAATTCATACCCATACATCGGAGGCTTTGTTCTGCCGTGACACAGCACATGGTGCTACTtgagtttttgtgtttgtacaatggAATATAATTGGCATGCAAATCACAGAAGAATGGCTGCCAAAACATTGGATGTTCGGCAGGATTTGGTGGGCGGGTTATAGGAAAAAACACGATTGTCGGATTTTCTGATGAATCAGATTTGTTAATctgcaggggggagggggggagagtaAGTGGTAtcaaatatttatatgtatagtATTTTCTACATGTTTTTGCACAGTTAAATATCATGCAAAAGTGTGACGTAATTAAAGCCTTAAGAATAGGTTTGATCTGGCTGCCATGCtaggttttgtttgttgtgtgtaacTGGGGTGCAGGTGTGGTCTGTCCTGTCCTGTACTGGGGGTGTCACCACAAGGCCCAGACGGGTGCGGCGATCTGGACCTCATTAAGGTCCTCCCCTGGGGCTTGGAAAGCAAAGGTGGGGGGTTTCTGGGGACCCTCTATGATGGATGTCTCCTGGAAGTGGACAGGGCATAGTGACAATGGACTGACTCCTTAATGCTCCCCATATAGGGCAAATGGATGAGCGGGCCCCCAATAACACACTCAAGCATGCAAGCGGATACAAATACACACCCAAATCTTATATTTGACTCATAAATAAACAGCAAGGTGTGTATAATGAACACACCTAATACTGTGCTCTTTGATTGGCTGCTGTTTCCTACTTGGATCAAACATCTAAGACAAACAGACCGGATTTTGTGTCTTTGATCCAACACACCCTCAAATCCCCCACTCCTTTGCTGCATATTTGATGAACATTTCAATTGCTTCACATttctcaacaacacacacacacacacacaacacacacatacacacacacacacacacacacacacacacacacacacacacacacacacacacacacacacacacacacacacacacacacacacacacacacacacacacacacagacacacacacacacactgatggggCTCTAGAGGGTGCTAGCTCCTCCAGTCTCCACCTGCCAATCTTGGTCCCAGCTGAGGCCCAGTTCTGCATTACCATTTTCAGTCTGTCCCCTGACAGTTATACAAACACCTTGCTTCATACATCCCATCATACCTCACTCATCTCAATATACACGATCCCTACCATACCGCTTATACACCATCCACACCTGCCTCTGTGTCGTTGGCCTAAGCCCCCCCGCAGGATCAATAGCCAGTGGCCTTGACTGGCCGGCACTAATTCACCAGGGAGGCCTGCTGAAATATTGGGAAATGGACGACAAAAGAGAGGTCCTCAAAGGCAAACAGAAGCTTAATGTAAGCTGCAGGATAATCCCTGTGTTCATCATACTGAATGTTTGATCTCACTTTCAAAAGTAAATGAGCAGGGAAAGGATGTTGCTAAAACAGGGGGTTTTAAACTGCCAATTTATTTGGCAATCCTTTTTTTTCACTCCCCTACTATACAGGCCAAGGAAAATATCTTGTGTAATAACGTGGGAGAAAATCCCTCACTGGCTTCTCAACCATAGACATGGCCAACTACCTATATGCTATGGGAAACAACCCTCGACTGGTAGAAGAAGCAAGAACTTTACCACTTCTGTGACTTCCCTTCGGAAAAAAACTACTGGTCTTGCAACATTGGTGgtctatgtatttttttactctGCAAACAGCCCacactttcattttgtttttaccaTGCTTGTAGGATTTTCCCCTTATCCATGAATATAATCTTCTCCTGTCCTAAGTAGTTTCAGTTGCCTAAACTTGATCTAACCGGAACCATAGAGGAAGTTATTTAGGACTTATTTATGGAATATAGTTATATAGACGGCACCATTTATGAGAATTTCTAATTAACAGCAGGCAAGATAATCTTGTTTACATTCAATATGTCACCCCAAAACAAATTCGCCAAAGGGAGAGAAGAAGTAGAACCTGAGTTTGTTAATGAGAACCATCTAGTGTACAGTCACTAAAGGTATACAGTCAGCACAGTGCAGTTTACAGTTTCCCAGTTAGGGCAAAATGGGCAGAAAAATTATTTGTAACTCCCGGATAACAGAAAGTCAAGATGCAGCATCGGCCTATCAGATTCCTGGTGAGTCTTTGGGTGTGCACTAAGTTTCTCATACTGTGTAAACCCACATTTTGGACAGAAATGAAAACTTCATTGGACATTCATTCCATTTCACTCTATTTATCCATATATTGACAGTTAGGGAATAtacaaaacagataaaacaaattaattccaTCATCCCCTCGGGAATCATGCGCAGACTATACTCAACCTACACACAAAACCATTgcctattattatttattacatgtttttcaaaacaaagtaTATCCATATGTTACGCTGAGTGAAGATCCTTGATAAGATAGAGTACTTTACAAAAATTAAATTCTATATTTACAACTTTGAGAGTGCATGTGATTCAACTGAAGCCCAGGCGAAGTCAACAATCGAAACATAATCTAACCCTATTATTATCATATGCTATTTGTACTAAAAATAGTATTAACTATAATATGAATTTAGAGCAATTTTTTTGACTCTCTGCCCTCAGAGGTACAACTCAACCAATAATAATTATTTCTGACTCTGACCAAACCCAGGATCACATTTAGACGTAGTCTATGCCAGAAGTAGGATGAGAGCATATTTAGTTATTAGATAAACTAACAGCGATTTTGTCTGTCGATTAGTGCGTCTGTGCAAAGCTCATAGCTGAAGCATACTTATGGAAGACCTTTTCTTTTGATGGTGCTCTTAGGGGCCGTAATTAGCTCTTTGTGCGTAGGTAATGGCATGGGGCTCTTGGCTTCGGGGCTATTCACAGACAGATTGCTAATGGAGGCACGTTTGTATCCACTCCGATCATTCCTTCATCAGTCACCCACCcctttcattttaaaacactctcgcaaatacacacacacacacacgcatccacCATCTTTAGAGAGTCTGGTAACAATCCACCACACCCACCCGTTattatgtgtgtgcatatgtgtgtgtgagcaattAGCTTCTTTTGTCCTTttacacatttgtgtgtgtgtgtatgttcaagGTGGCCCAGGAGACCAGAAGCATGATAGCAATTGCCTGCCTAATGAGTAAATAATGagtgtatgtttttgttttgcagtgtgatcaatGTGCACACATGCCtccttgcctgtgtgtgtgtgtgtagcagactGCACGGCTCCTCGTGCTCAGGGTATTGGAGTTAAAAGGGAAGTCTTCGGGCTAAGTGGTGGTGAGCGCTGCCTCATGCCGATCAGATCGAATGAaatcaatgtgtgtttgtgtgtgtgtgtgtgtgtgtgtgtgtgtgtgtgtgtgtgtgttgtattgacAGGAGGTTGTGCTGCAGGCACATCTGAAACGTGATATCAGAGGACAGTTAGAGCATCCTGTCCTCACTATATCAGCTTTGTGTCCTCTCAGTTTGTCCGTCTTTTATTAACATCTCATGTGTAACTGCATTGGAACACTTTTAACACTTTTTAATGACTCTGTAATCGAATACATTGCAAATATTTTTGGCCAAATAAAAACTAGTTCAGTTGTCACTCAGGAGTTTAGTGACGAAACCCATAGACAACTCTTGTCCATACTCAACTCGCTTTATATCTGTGAAGCGTTTTAGGGTCttttagctcattgttttggttttacagccGACAGTTTTACTGTTATGGTTCAGTCTCACGGCTCTCATCAACACCTCAAAACCTGCACAGCAACAAACCACAGAAAGTCGAAGTTATTGACTGGCTGGTGATTACCAACAGAAgagacaatatatatttttagggGTTGAGAATAAATCAGAGCTAAAAGAGAAGGTAATGTtgaacatacaaatataaatcgTAATCAACGCTAATGTTTCTTAATGtctataatgtaaatgtaagttCAGTCAGTTTGCTCGTGAAAGGAACTCTAATATGTCATtgctgtgtttacattttgtcaaacaaacacaatcaaaacCCACAGTAACAATaagcaaagaaacaaaaagctgTCTAATACCTAAAGAAATGCAGTTGTTGGTATACAGTAGTTTATACAGTTTTAATTAGTAAATTATAAGATCGTTTTATCGAGTGAAATTATTTTAATTCTGGAAAAATGTTtgtgattaagagatttttgGGGATTAAACTGATGTATGTAAATCCATATCAGTTGAAACCCTGAAGGACCACATCAGTTGTTTTTACTACAAGTTACTAACATTTGCTTCACAAAGTGAATGACTTGTGTTCAAATTTGTAAACATGAGTAAAAGCCTTCAGGCTCCATTCAGACAAGCGGGGACACTGTGTATGAGGCTGcttgggttgtgtgtgtgttcagtctcTCAGTCAGGTGTGTGGCAGGTGTGTCGGCAGATGTCCCAGAGTCCCCAGCTGGTTCTTTGGGGCCACCGGACTCATTTATCTTTAAATGAGTCCCATCTGCTGGGCTTCTGCTGTGGAGGTAGAGGTGAAGAGAACAAGAACCATTTAAGGGAAGactcctgtgtttgtgtagcaCGGCTGTCAACTGCCTGTTTGTCTGGATCACTGGAGAGCCACTGTATCAGCACTCACTGATCAGCCTGTGTGATGTGTGCCAGGGTGACTCATTGGGCTTGTGtgattgagagtgtgtgtttctgatcatTTTACACACTGAAGACAGGCACATTACTTGTGTATATCATGTAAATAAGTAAATTCATCTCCCTCTAATTCATCCTGAGTGTGTTGATGACGCAAAACTGAAAAGATTCAAAAAGAGTACAAATACCTCCGGGTGGAAATGCGGtgccacacacgtagaagacgcagGCTGAATTCATACATTACGTACTGCCTCCTGTCTGCTGCATCatccctcacctgaacactctgGAGATTTCTGAGTGGTTGTGAATGAGTCtgagtggagaatctcctgctacattgttaatgtgtgaaagaaagagaaagtctgCACCCAATCGCacagacattctctggagttcaggaCTGAAaacgtttttatttttgcttccCGAATCTATGTGAAGCTAAACCAACCAGGCTTGTAGAGCTGAAGAGGTTGTTGGTTAATTATATGTGAAACAGATTTCAGCCATGTAgaaattttcttttctttagttGTCTTATAATCTGCCCTACgtcattattaatttaatgctgCGTATCATGTCAGGTTCATACAGTAACCCTGCTAAAGCTGAaatatttgtctctgtctgtctattgGTATTTGAccaataaagaaataataattgtTACTCTTCATGGAAGTGAGCATATTTTTTTCTACACTTCCAGAAGTATGATGCCCAAAGCCCTGGAAGGCCAGATTGTCATGGAGAAGACACCTCGCTACTTTGTCACCGTGGAAACGCCAGAACGAGTCCACTCCATGTCGCAGGATGTGAAGCTGATAGTGGTCGTCCGTGACCCCGTGACCCGAGCCATATCTGACTACACCCAGATCATCTCCAAGACGCCCGACATCCCTCCATTTGAGAGCCTCGCCTTCAAGAACCGCAGCACAGGTACAGCATGGCTCTGACGGTTAGCTCAAGGTTTCTGATTCATTGAACTATAAAACAGGTCAAAAGAGACAAACCTGCAATCCTGGGTCCTCGTACATTATGTTGGCTTAATCCTGGAGCTTTTCTACATAGCACTGTCAATCTTTTGTCTTCACTGTGCACAAAGGaataaagggaaaaacagaataACCCATCACAAGTGAGGCAGgattaaatttgaaaaaataagCTAGCACAATGAAACAAATCATCATTACTAACCAAGGGTCTGGTAGAAgcattaaatattttctttcaatAAGACACATTTATCAAGCAGATTACTTCTTGACATGTAAGAGGAACATGTAGTgattataattaattaaatggaTCTTATTAAGAGCCTTTCTTTCTGGAGTTTGCATGTACTCTGTGTTTCATGGGTTTCTCCCTCAAGTTGCAGGCCACAGATACTTGCAGGAACTGTAACTCTCAAACTCAAACGtgatattcaaaataaaaaattaaatataaacaggGTTAGTGTTAAGTTGGGGTTAAAGCTAAAAGCCAATTAAAAggttgaaaaaaagattaaaagaatGTTACAAAAATTAAAACCATAAAAACCTCTATATCATCTTTTTAATGCTAAACTATAAATATCTGACTGACAGGAATAAAGCTCACCAGTGTTCAGCTCGGAAAACCACTGGCTGCGGCCAATGGCCAAAGAATAATATCTCCAATGTTAAAGTTAGATGGGATCTGAGACAACACTGGCAATGATTTTAATAAAAGGCCTTGACATATGTCTGTTTTTGTCTCTAGGTCAGATCGACTCTCTGTGGAGCCCGCTGTGGATCGGCCTGTATGCCCAGCACCTGGAGCGTTGGCTGGCATGGTTCCCCAGGACCCAGATCCATCTGGTCAGCGGGGAGAGGCTCATCTCCGACCCCGCGGGAGAAGTGGGCAAAGTGCAGGACTTTCTGGGCCTCCAGAGGATCGTCACGGACAAGCACTTCTACTTCAACAAAACGAAAGGCTTCCCCTGCCTGAAGAAGCCGGAGGGCAGCAGCAAACCTCACTGCCTGGGCAAGACGAAAGGGAGGATGCACGCCTCCATCGACCCGGAGGTGTTGCAGAGACTGAGGGATTTCTACAAGCCACACAACCAGCGCTTCTATCAGATGGCGGGACAAGACTTTGGATGGCAGTGACCATTTGATTGTGTGGCACCAGTGGCTTTTGCACTGTTTTGATTAGAAGTGTGAATCTTCCATCTGACTGACACAGATGCAAAGACTCAGAGAACAAAAGatccagaaaacacagaaaggttaccgccactgaccagcagagc
The Pleuronectes platessa chromosome 21, fPlePla1.1, whole genome shotgun sequence DNA segment above includes these coding regions:
- the hs3st3l gene encoding LOW QUALITY PROTEIN: heparan sulfate (glucosamine) 3-O-sulfotransferase 3-like (The sequence of the model RefSeq protein was modified relative to this genomic sequence to represent the inferred CDS: substituted 1 base at 1 genomic stop codon), yielding MGLXGMAAFHHHHHYHPSADLRRLFHRLTIASSLSILCFSLVYLLTGCCESDLTENSEIQTPARELVASGSGWPYERNGTGFAHEGATAVGEGAFSGHPGLETNSSGKEWTASRRLPQAMIIGVKKGGTRALLEFLRLHPDIRALGSEPHFFDRHYARGLDWYRSMMPKALEGQIVMEKTPRYFVTVETPERVHSMSQDVKLIVVVRDPVTRAISDYTQIISKTPDIPPFESLAFKNRSTGQIDSLWSPLWIGLYAQHLERWLAWFPRTQIHLVSGERLISDPAGEVGKVQDFLGLQRIVTDKHFYFNKTKGFPCLKKPEGSSKPHCLGKTKGRMHASIDPEVLQRLRDFYKPHNQRFYQMAGQDFGWQ